From a region of the Methanoculleus receptaculi genome:
- a CDS encoding zinc ribbon domain-containing protein, with protein sequence MLSERVHECPYCGFIADRDYNAAVNIHRVGMETAPQARGAKTSTSHLCGASVGHDSREAPPERRGVFHVSMNEISAG encoded by the coding sequence ATGCTCTCCGAGAGAGTCCACGAATGCCCATACTGTGGGTTTATTGCCGATCGAGATTATAATGCTGCGGTGAATATTCACCGCGTGGGGATGGAAACAGCCCCTCAGGCCCGTGGAGCCAAGACCTCTACATCACATCTCTGCGGTGCAAGCGTTGGCCATGATAGCCGGGAAGCCCCGCCCGAGAGGCGTGGGGTATTTCACGTTAGCATGAATGAGATCTCTGCAGGATGA
- the dinB gene encoding DNA polymerase IV, with product MTTAGNRIVLHVDMDSFFASIEILRDPSLSGRPVIVGADPRGGGGRGVVSTCSYEARRYGVHSGMPISRAYDLCPHGIYLPVDRPLYLQVSERVMAILSRHSRLFEQVSIDEAYLDLSDIGDFTAAEAIAASIKQEIREETGLTCSVGVAPGKTVAKIASDYRKPDGLTIVRPEEVAEFLAPLPVEKIPGIGRRSGEELRRMGIVTIGDLAHRDIQEIVAHLGRPGIRVRRLAEGIDGAEVRSSEGRKSISRERTFDEDTSDPTVIAETLAGLAESVGGTLRSAGLRCRTVTIKVRYRGFQTYTRSKTLERFTADPGVIQRAVSELLQPFLNGTDVRLVGIRLSNLEGGGRTRQASIEEFCA from the coding sequence ATGACAACCGCCGGGAACAGGATCGTGCTGCACGTCGACATGGACAGTTTCTTTGCCTCCATCGAGATCCTCCGCGACCCATCGCTTTCCGGGCGGCCGGTGATCGTGGGCGCCGATCCGAGGGGAGGGGGCGGCCGGGGGGTCGTGAGCACGTGCTCGTATGAGGCCAGGCGCTACGGGGTGCATTCCGGGATGCCCATCTCCCGGGCTTACGACCTCTGCCCCCACGGCATCTACCTCCCGGTGGATCGGCCGCTCTATCTCCAGGTCTCAGAGAGGGTCATGGCGATCCTCTCCCGGCACAGCAGGCTGTTTGAGCAGGTGAGCATAGACGAGGCCTACCTCGATCTCAGCGATATCGGCGATTTCACAGCGGCAGAAGCAATCGCCGCCTCAATCAAGCAGGAGATCCGCGAAGAGACCGGGCTTACCTGCTCGGTGGGGGTCGCCCCGGGAAAGACCGTGGCAAAGATAGCTTCCGATTACCGTAAACCAGACGGCCTGACGATCGTCCGCCCGGAAGAGGTCGCGGAGTTCCTGGCCCCCCTCCCCGTGGAGAAGATCCCGGGGATCGGGAGACGGAGCGGGGAGGAACTCCGGCGGATGGGCATCGTGACCATCGGCGATCTTGCACACCGGGATATCCAGGAGATAGTCGCGCACCTCGGACGGCCGGGCATCCGGGTGCGCCGCCTCGCCGAGGGTATCGACGGCGCGGAGGTGCGGTCCAGTGAGGGGCGAAAGTCCATCTCCCGGGAGAGGACGTTTGATGAGGATACCTCCGATCCGACGGTGATCGCTGAGACGCTGGCCGGGCTTGCGGAGAGTGTTGGAGGGACGCTTCGCTCCGCGGGTCTCCGGTGCCGTACGGTCACGATCAAGGTGAGGTACAGAGGGTTTCAGACGTATACCCGTTCAAAGACTCTGGAGCGTTTCACCGCGGATCCGGGCGTGATCCAGAGGGCGGTCTCTGAACTTCTCCAGCCGTTCCTGAACGGCACTGACGTCCGGCTCGTCGGGATCCGGCTATCAAACCTGGAGGGCGGCGGGCGCACCCGCCAGGCCTCGATCGAAGAGTTCTGCGCCTGA
- a CDS encoding HNH endonuclease: MRYTLQVSLDAFDRSGRPLCGDHPDQNGFCRLCLRCPFAVRDDARVYCERFETPIRAREKYALQGWKKTRRRVLERDRERCAICGAGKDLHIHHIDRDPSNDDLANLMTLCAICHARVHAGLRHEDGEERVIRVLQAAMKRNR; encoded by the coding sequence GTGAGATATACTCTTCAGGTGAGCCTTGACGCCTTTGACCGTTCAGGACGCCCTCTCTGCGGCGACCACCCCGACCAGAACGGCTTTTGCCGGCTCTGCCTCCGGTGCCCTTTTGCCGTGAGAGACGACGCCCGTGTCTACTGCGAGCGGTTCGAGACCCCTATCCGGGCACGGGAGAAGTATGCGCTGCAGGGGTGGAAGAAGACACGCCGCAGGGTTCTTGAACGTGACAGAGAGCGCTGTGCCATCTGCGGCGCCGGAAAGGATCTCCACATCCACCACATCGATCGCGACCCTTCAAATGATGACCTGGCAAACCTCATGACGCTCTGCGCGATCTGTCATGCCAGGGTGCACGCCGGTCTCCGGCATGAGGATGGAGAAGAAAGGGTAATAAGGGTTCTGCAGGCCGCGATGAAACGAAACCGCTGA